A segment of the Pan paniscus chromosome 9, NHGRI_mPanPan1-v2.0_pri, whole genome shotgun sequence genome:
TATAATCTAGACATTCTTTCTGTGTATTTCTGTTAGTCCTATCCTCCCAGAAGTTAATAGCAATCTGAATTTTTGTTAaggaaatttctttattttatttatttaccaccTATGTATGCATTCCCaaacaatatattatttagttttttctggttttgaaatTTGTTTAAATATGCTCAAACATgatgcttttttccttttcaaacttacttttgagattcattcattttgATGCATATAGCTGTaattttacatctttatatatttatttggtcTATGGTTGTCAGACATGTGGGTGATTTGTAATTACTGTTAAAAACATTCTTCTGCACGTCACTGGGGCACCACTTCAAGAGTTTCTCTAAAAAGACATATTTAGGAGTGGAATGCCAAAGAGCTTTCCAAAATGTAATGATTATAACAAATACATTCataccctcagtggatgatattTCACAGCACTTCCATTCTTCAACACTTTATATTAACATCCTTCTTAGTATCTGCCAATCTGATGGTATGTGAATGTATATATTGCATTGTAAAATTTTGGTCCCTGATTACTGGTAAAGTTAAGCATCTTCTAATATGTTTAATGACAATTTAGGTTTCCTCCTTTGGAAAATTTATGCtattttttagttcattttcttttgagtatTTGGACTTTTATAAAATTGATTCATAGTAGTTCTGTATGTATTCTGGATGCTGATCTTTTCTTGGTAAGATGTCCTGCAAATATCTTCCCCTAGTTTGCAGCTTCTCTTTTTATTAGCTTTAAGCCATTTTTTGATAAAATCAATGGCTTCCTTTAAGGTGACTTACCAAACTTTCTTTTATGATTAAAGATTATTGTGTCTTACTTAGAAATAACATATTACCTTTAATTtgcctataattttatttttattttttcgcttttaaatctttaatccacctgGAATTGGTTCTTGCTCATGACCGAGGTAAGAATTCAATtcccttctacttttaaaaaacacaaatagcCAATTGTCCCAGGatcatttatttaatagtttATCATTCCCCCACTGTCCTACAATGCATCTCATATGGCCCCTGGTGACTCCCGCCTTCTAGGATTCATGCTTTGTGTAATCACCTGCCCTGATTTAGTGACTTGGTTCTAGTGAATAGAATGTGGTTCTAGTGAGTAGAGTTGAAGAAGTATCATTTTGGAGATTAGATCATAAAAGGTGGTGCCTTCCATCTTGGGTTCACTGGCCCGATCTTACTGTCTCTTGACTTGGTTGCCTTGGGAGAAGTCAGCTCCCATGTTGTGACACAGTTCTGTGGACAGGGCCAGGTCTGCCAGTAGCCCTGTGAGTAAGCTTGGAAATAGATCCTTCCCCAGTCAAACATTCAGAGGAGACCACAGCCCCAGCTGGTAGCTTGACTGTAACTTCATGAGAGACCCTGATCCAGAGGAACTGAGTTAAGGTGTGCCTGGATTTCTGAGTCACAGAAAGCGTGAGATAATAAATGCCTCTAAGCCACAAAAGTTTGGAGTAATTGGTTATGCAGTAAGCAATAGAAACTTTTACATACAActcttcatattttctatttttagtcagTTTTCACAAATTAATAAGCATTTGATGAATTATTTTGACAAATCATTTGAATATCTTGGCAAATGTCGTAATATCTCTTTTCATTCTGCTTAATCCATGTGCTTCTGTCATCCTTTCATTCCTCATGTTTATATGTGCCTTCTCACTTTTTTCAAGAATCATTTTTAAAGAAGTGCCTCTATTTTCTTAGTCTTTTCAAAGAGCCAAATTTAGCATTGCtgacctcttttctttttgttttctctactttattatttcaggtttttacacatttttcagttctttgacAACTCTGTAACTGTTATGTTACATGAAAGAGGAATAATTTCCAGAGTACAAATGTCTGGAATCTCAAAGGGCAAGGTTCTTGACTCCTTTCACAGAAGAGAAGGTCAAGATTAAGGAAATTTGTCTTATTCATGGTTGTATAGGTTATtaattaatgtttgttgaataatacTTTGATATAATTCTGGGAATATCATCAGGAGAACTATTCCTGGTTCAGGAAATTCAGCTGTGCCAATTGACAAATGTTTGTTGGAGTCTAGgaaaagaaattctatttccaTATCAAAATATTAGAAACCATAGTCTGAAAAGTAGAAGAACTACGTTAGTtcactagggctgccataacaaaacagaATATACTAGGTGACACAAacaacaggaatttttttttctcacagttctgcagattgTAAAATTCAAGATCAAGGTTGCAGAGGTTTTGCAGCAGGGTTTGGTTTCTGGAGCTTAGAGATGgggctgtcttcttgctgtgttctcacatggagggataaagggagagaaaaaggcagagagagagagagagaaagagacagagagagagagagagacagagagagagatctgaTGTCTCTCCTTTTACAAAGATACCAGTTCTGTTGCATCAGGGCTTCATCCTTATGGTCTCATTTAACTTTATTCACCTTCTTAAAGACCCTACTTCCAATACAGTTACGTGGATTGGGTGTGTTAAGAGTTTCAACACGAATTTTTGAAGGAACACAATTCAGTTCGTGGCAAgaactatgaagaaactgagattaaaatatttaaaattggatatttttaaaagtctgagaTATATGGTTGTTAAGTTGTTATTTCTCATTCCAATAATATATCCTGAAACTGGGTAACTGGTTTCTACATATGTCCTAGGATTGGGCTATACCATTcaccttttttctcctttcccaggGTCAATCTTAGAGGTAGAAAATAGAGATTTGGCTCCCCCTTGTTCCTATCCAGCACCGTCACAGTGGGAAACATCACCATATTCTATTTCAACTAGACAATTTACTCACTTGTAATTACTCCCTTTGCTCAACAACCTCCTTGAATAGGACTCATTCAGGAATGGGGTCCCAAAGGCTCCAGAGATATTTAAATTTCCACGTaggagaaagcagtgtagatatcagTGTCTTGGAAGATGTCTTTGCAGAAGACAGAGACACACGCTGCTGCATGTCATTTAGTCAGAGTTTATTTGGCTAAGAAGAAAGCATTCCAGATCATGGGTGGAGATCCCTAACCTCTAATATGCCAAAGGAAAATTTGGACTAAAAATCCTATACAAACAGATGATTAAATGATCATACTTTCTCTTTGTAAGTTACATAAGTGCCATCtttgcctctttctctttctttccttctctttctctctttcttttttttttctttctttctccttccttccttccttccttccttccttccttccttcctttgtctcactctgttggccaggctgaagtgcagtggcacgatctcagctcactgcaacctccacctcccgggttcaagcagttctcctgccttagcctcgagagtagctgaaattataggGGCCCTCACCTCTTTTTTCACTCCTCTTTTATGCTTTGTGTATCCAATGGAAAGGAAAATTTGGAGTCCTCAGTTTACAAAGTATTCTCAGAATTCAGGATGAACAGAGAGCATGGAGCTACTGGCCAGAAGAATAGATCTTATTTGCTTGGTTTATCTTTGAGCCCATTGTGCTGGCCCATCAGCTCACAAACCCCATTCTTGTTATTTCACTTTACAATCAGGAATTTGGActtgattttatattattaaagtaACAGAAACTCTAAATGAGCCCATATGTGGATATCttcatttgattctttctttGATGTATGACAGCCAGGACATTTTTGGAAGCAGTATAGATTATATGTAGCACTTGTCTTGGGTCTGATTGCCTTTTGGAATGTAGTGTAGAGCTTCTTCTGGagtgcaggtgacatgattgtaaaCAGAGAAATTCCAAATATACAGGAAATGGGCAAAAGAGAAACAGGTAGATGATCAAGTTGCTTTAGAAGACTGTGAGGAGAAATTACTATCTGATAGTACCACACAGATCCTTGCACAAGAGGAATGATATCCAATTCTTGCCAGGCATTGAGTGAGTTATCTTATTTCCTTCATCAAACGTTTATTGAAAAAGTactctgccaggcactgttctttgCACTGAGAGTATAATCGtaaacacaaaaaatatttactctccTAGATgttatatttgtgtgtttgtggggAGGTAGCTGGATATATATTGATTTTCCATTGCTTactaaggaggaggaggaagaacatTTTAAGAGCCTGGTGATGTCCAAACGAAAAACATGGTTAATACCGGGGCAAGATTTGACAAAGCCAGTAAAGCCATGATCTATCACAGATGGATCCATCCAGACCCGGGGGAAAGActgatgtttaaaaagaaaaaaaaaagaatgtagatgCCTAGTTCTACCAAGAACTAGCTGCCTTAATTTAGGAGAGTCACCTAGCCTTCCTACTGCTCAAATGTAATCTTTTCTGTAGACCTCCTCAAAAAGTGACTGCCAGGATTAAATGAACGGAGATCATGTTGTATAAGTGTTTTGAACTGCAAAGCAGGGATCAACCTTTATGATTCCCTTAAAAAACGTAGACATAAAATCTAACATTGTTGCTAATAATGGCTTACAAATATGATGATTCCTGAATTGTGGTTCATATCTCCAGTGATATAAAAAAGCCCTCAAATAATCCTGACGTTTCACATCCTTCTACCCCAGGAGGAGGAGCATGTGTTTGGATGGATCCTGCCctctctttaaaaatctttgctcTAACAAGGTAAGAATATTGTTTTAATAATGGGCATTTGTATTTCGAATaagtataacaaaaatatttgctaCAGAAATGTAGTTGGCTATGGCGGTTACATTCCAAGGATAATGCCTTGTAAGTTGAATCACAAGCAGCCTTTCCATAACTTAGAAGCAAATCACAGTCACTTAATTGACAAGTTTTATTTCTCCAGTATGTTCACTTGATTGACAGCAAGCCAAGGCATTCTTCCATGTCCTCagcctcctctttccttcctagGACTGGCTTCCATGGAGGTGAAGAACTGCTGCATGGTGACAGAGTTCATCCTTTTGGGAATCCCACACACAGAGGGGCTGGAGATGACACTTTTTGTCTTATTCTTGCCCTTCTATGCCTGCACTCTACTGGGAAATGTGTCTATCCTTGTTGCTGTTATGTCTTCTGCTCGCCTTCACACACCTATGTATTTCTTCCTGGGAAACTTGTCTGTGTTTGACATGGGTTTCTCCTCAGTGACTTGTCCCAAAATGCTGCTCTACCTTATGGGGCTGAGCCGACTCATCTCCTACAAAGACTGTGTCTGCCagcttttcttcttccatttccttGGGAGCATTGAGTGCTTCTTGTTTACGGTGATGGCCTATGACCgcttcactgccatctgttatCCTCTGCGATACACAGTCATCATGAACCCAAGGATCTGTGTGGCCCTGGCTGTGGGCACATGGCTGTTAGGGTGCATTCATTCCAGTATCTTGACCTCCCTCACCTTCACCTTGCCATACTGTGGTCCCAATGAAGTGGATCACTTCTTCTGTGACATTCCAGCACTCTTGCCCTTGGCCTGTGCTGACACATCCTTAGCCCAGAGGGTGAGCTTCACCAACGTTGGCCTCATATCTCTTGTCTGCTTTCTGCTAATTCTTTTATCCTACACTAGAATCACGATATCTATCTTAAGCATTTGTACAACTGAGGGCCGTCGCCGTGCCTTCTCCACCTGCAGTGCTCACCTCATTGCCATCCTCTGTGCTTATGGGCCCATCATCACTGTCTACCTGCAGCCTACACCCAACCTCATGCTGGGAACCGTGGTACAAATTCTCATGAATCTGGCAGGACCAATGCTGAACCCTTTGATCTATACCTTGAGGAATAAGGAAGTAAAAACAGCCCTGAAAACAATATTGCACAGGACAGGCCATGTTCCTGAGAGTTAGTAAGAGCAGATAAATGGGTGCATGGGTCTGGAATTCCTTTTGCTTTGACCTAAGAAATTTCATTCTGGAATCTTCATATGTGACAATGACTTGGAATTTTCAGCACTGTGCTGAATGATATGGACCATTAtgctatatataatacattatctttttgcaatattttattttattatctaggTTCTGCCTCTTCACCTATCTTCAAAGTCATATAGTCTTGGTTATTGTTACTTTGCCTTTCTTCTATAGAGAATTGCCTGTCCCTGGAAGGAAGATCTTTTCCAtcgtgccatttttttttttttttgcaccactTTTCTCAATTTACTCCCCTCATACTATTTGTGAGACAAACCTATAGGGAAaggcaataaaaagaagaaaagagattttaaataactgattgagagaataatataattttaaaaatatattaacagaCTAAGGACTAGAGTCAAgatgcagtgttttttttttttcctccccaaatGTCTGGAAAGGGAATAACTTAGAATTTGTCAGCAAGGATGTTCATCCCATGTCTGACCCCATGCCTGATTGCTCCGTCTAAACATTTTTAGGCAGATTGGGTTAGCCCCACTGCCTAACAAAGTAAAAAGCATTGTGTCTAGTATATTAGATTTGGGTCTGTTTCCATCTTGCTACCAGCTATTAGTGTGGCAAGTAGTGTGGTAACAATTTAGTAGCTTTATCAGGTCAGGCTAATGGCTTGGGCCAATGGCTCTCCAAACCTGATTCAAGGAGCCCCAGACTCCAGTGAATTTATCCTGAGATTTCCATGTAAAATATGCTTAGTGAGAACTTTCTGTTTAGTTATCATATGTATTAGATTTCTAGGTAAGATTCTACTGGAGAAAGTTGGAAAGCTTCTGGACTTTTTGATCTCTGGGGTACCttgtaagatttaaaaatatgatgtgTATCTTTTGTTTCTACCCATAACTTTAAAGGTGTTTCTGCCTTTTCTTTAACACCTGAACCTCACCCTTACCTCTTGGATATTCATTTGAGCTTGCTAGACTTGGTAAAGCTTCAAGGATCATTTCATTACCTACCAAACAATTCTGCTCTTCCAAAAAAAgttgtaaagaaaatatttatacttaCATTTGGCCTCATGCAACATCCTCATTTTTTGATGTGCATCAAAGTTATCTACTTTGGCTCAAAAACAGCTACACAGAAGCTTTGTGGAGCCACTGATTAGATCTGAAATCCCACAGAAGACAGAGACACTCAGCATTTTCCTGGATTTGTTGTATTAACTGCCTAGGGTACACATAATTTTACCTCTTTACACCTCTTACCAAAATACTAAGCACCGTGTTATTAAAATTCCAACTAGAAAGCTTCCCCATCCACTGTGATGTAACGAAAATAAATTCAGCTTCATATTCTCCTTTTTATCCCTTTTCAAAAACTCCTAAGCATGACACCCGAATTGCAAAGCCTCCTGCCAGAATTCTCTGTATCCTTGGAACTGTCAAGTATATAATTGTCTTAGTAGCCTCTTCACTCATTTGTGCCTTAAATTTCTGTCTTTGGTTCAGTAGTATGAAGATTATCTTTTATAGAGCCCTGATTATTTGTCAGATATTATCATAAATGCTGTGTaaaactatctcatttaatcctcaaaacaacctttgatatttgtgcttttgttcccattttacTGTGAGAGGCCCAGGATATGAATGCAAGGCTTTTACACTTAAACACTAAGAAACTGCTTCCAAAATGCTTAAAAATCTTTCCAACTAAGAAGAGATAAGAAACCAAGAGGGAGCAGTTGACTTCATCCATGCCAGCCCAAGAAGCATCTTACATCCAAGataaagatattttctcccactcttatGAAGGAAATGGTAACCAAGGGAGTCAATGGTGGGCTTAACTCCAGAACGTAGATGGCAGAGGCCTCAAGTGGGCAAGGCATCTCACTGGGGCAGAGGCCAGGGTGAGAAACGATTAGGCATACGAAGAGGGACACAGCAGCAGAGACTCAAAAAAGAAGGGCCACACAGGAATCAGAAGTGCCACATCTTCATGTCTTCTTCCAGTAAAAAACAGACAAGAGCCATAGATGAAGGCACTGGAATCTTTGTATCACTGAGGATTGCTGGAAGGAGGAGAGATGacagaatacaaaaatcagcaacaGCTTGAAAGAAAGCTCTGTCTCCAAACACCCACCATATGACTTCTTCTGTCACCTGTGCTCCACTTCTCTCATTAGGAAGTTTCCTGACCAATATAAGGAGATGGCTGTTGATTTTCAGTTACTGATTTCTCACCTGATCTGAGCAATGATCCTTGATCCAGCAGCTCACAATCCTCCCTCTGAGCCCCAGTATTGATTTCATTTAGCTTGTTGAATTTGCCTTCTAAGGATTCATAGAGACATCTCAAAGGCTCTGTTATTGGCCAAGGGAAAATCTAACAAAAGATCTCAGAGCCCCTCCCTGGCCCCAAAATGGTTTCAGATGTAACTCAACATTCCAGAGGAATGGTAATAATGGGActgcattttcccttttctctggtaTATATGTTTCTTATTAACATTATAAGACAAAGTGaacaaataaagacaaaatgtCACATCCGTTTTTAAAGGAATGCCGATCCACTGTTACAAAATCTATTTTCTATTACTGATTTAACTATATCTGATATTAATCACAACTTACATAactgttttgattccattctcaaACGTAGAATCCTTTgagattttagttatttttaaagtttcttaatAATGAATCGTTAATTAGTAGCTTGCTATTACCAGAGTTAAAACACCTATTTACCATGGTTCTTCCAATATACTCTAAAGCTGTACTTCCTATACAAACCTGTTCGAGATCATTCACAGTAAGAGCAGAAAAGCTCTTGTATGTTTTCTGCTGTTCTAACTTGCTTAACAGAGACTGTGAGGTAGCAGTCTATGCTTtaatttttctctcctcctcctttcttaaTAAGAAACAACATTTTCCATGGCAGTGGacgttttttttcctcttttcagttGGGCTGTtcactttagaaaataaataattagtttCACAAAGAAAAGCCAGGTCTAGCACCTCCAAGGATTTCTCCCATCCCCTCTGCTCCCAAACATTCTTAAAgtaaaaacaacttttatttcaggaatatttacatctttaacaAAACAAACCATTTACAAGATGTGTTTATTCACTTTATTCAAGAATTTCTTCTCTGAACCCTCAGTTTGGGAGGCCCCGGGAGACCTGAGGCATGACAGTCTATGATGGGAGCAATACAGCATCCAGCATTCCCTAAAGAGGATCCAGACCAGGGATCTCACTAACATTCTCACTATGGAGAGGAGCTCAACATGCACACAGCGAGTCAACCTGAACGTTTCCATGAAGGAGGCTGCTCCATCAGGGCAGTTAGAgcactgatttcaaaatatatttttatgcctGAAATTCTGCCATTTAAGAGTGAATTTCCTCTCAAATCCCCCATTCTGTTTTCAAAAGCAAATTTCCTGGGAAGTAATAGAAATGAGATACTATCTAGCTCGAGAAAGATATTTATGATTGGTAGGAGAAGTAAGAAGGCAGACGAGCaagtgtatatctatatctatctatctatctatctatctatctatctatctatctatctatctaaacgTTTTTCTCTACATCGATTTGGCCAAAGATCGGCACTGATACCCTCAAATCTCTTTCCCATAGACATGCTAGAGAAGTAATTCAGTCGGTATTTATTAAATTCCTGTTTTGCAGCAGATACTATTGTTATGCTAAATTGATAAAGATGGGTAAGATCCCTGCCCTGAAGGAGTCCACCATCTGTTTTTAGAATCATACAGAATAGATGGTCCATAATAAACTGTGGTAATAACAGCAGGACACGCTTTCTTAGGGCTTACCGCGTGCTAGGTATTACTCTCAATTGCTTTGCTTTACCTACACTAACTCATGCGGTCCTCACCATAAtcctattatctcattttatacaGGAGAAAACCGAGACACACAGAAGTTAAGAAATGTTTCCAGCTAGTAAGTCACAAAGCTAGGATGTCTTGCAGGCTGTCTCTCACAGAGCAGGAACACCGTCATCTTGGACAAACACCACCATtttaagttccagctccctttctaaCCTCATGtatttcaaggaaatcacttctcttctaacaataagcagccagaaagagcagacagtaaaacacagataagacagcttGGGCACAGAGGGAGGGGGGAAAGTCTCTTGGGTAACCACCAAATTTACACTCATacaatgggccccagtaaaacagtgggccctaataagcacattcctttctctttaggtgcactaagatagggaagctaaaagcagactcTGGGGCGTAAGCCTGCAGCTGCAGGAACAGACACAaaaactctccctcccagataagcaaGACAAAGAGACATAGAAACATTCTGAGCCTGTGATAAGCTCTCCGCCCTAAACCCTTAaatactcttagtctgtaagagagagtGCTCCTGACCTAACTTGGCCAGAAACCCCTCTCAAGTTTATTCTCCAACATAAATCTGTCTTTGACTATTGAGCTGCTTTTAgtgtttccttcttccttctccaatTCTCACAGTCTCCAGTGatctttcttttaataatttcattaCAACATCAGCATCATAAATTCTGAGAAGCAATGAGAGCATGGAGAAGTGACCAATTATTTCTGCCTAGGCTGTTTGGGAAGGCTTTGCAGGAAAGGTGGGATGTGAGCCAGTCTATGAGGGATGCATGGAGGGGAGTGTGAATAAACATCAGACAGAGGGTTAGAAAGTGCGGAATCAGAAAGAAGGGGACATCTTGTGGAAGCATGGGCATGTACCAAGCACACTATTTCCAGGGAGAACGATATTGTTATAATAAAAGATGATTGGAGGTGGCAGTGAaagacaggagaaagcaggaagagagaaggagatggTAGAATGGAGCCTAATCATGAACGAGTTTCTTATCATGAAGTGCCCTTTGTAGAAAAGGCCATATATTCAGATTTGCCAGGATAGTTTATACATGATTTTTAATAGTGTTAACACTCTAAAAAGTGTTCTGATGTGTAAAATAAATTATGTGGACACCTTACTTCTCTATGAATCAAAGGAGAACTTGGCAATGAAGATTCAATAAAAGTGTGGAGGCTGGTTATGACTTAGCTCAGCCAAGAGCATTTGCAAGTCCAGCCAGTGCCAAGAATAGAGTGGGCAGAGCACTCCACCAACAGAATGGAGAGGAATCTGCTCTCTTCTACCCCTGTGGGAAGTACCTAACACTTAACACCCACTGACCTCTGCACCATCAGATGTAGGTTGTACCAGCTCAGCCATTTACCACCAAGGACTCTTTCTCCTGCATTATTGGGGCTCATGCAGCAACCTCATGGCAGGACTAAGACTGGATCAGAACTCTAGTTTCTCTGACCTACATTATGTGAATTATACCACTTAAACTTTTTGCAAATGTGAATCATGTTATATTTTGTTACATACTACTTGTTATATGTTTAAGATCATACATAACATGGGCTCTGGGCTCTTAATTTTCCAAACTTAAATGAATCATGCTAAGCCCCTGTGCATGCTAACCTACTTATGTATTAGTGATAGTAGACACTGAAGGATAAGCCACAGGAAAATCgagcatttcttttaaaacacatTCCCAACTCATGATAATCCCCACAGAGGATCAGATAAAGAGATGCTCAGTTTTATCAAGTGGAAAGTCTCATAGTCAGCAAGATATGGTTGACACTTATGCTCATAAGACACATGACCAGGAGGGTACTGAAAATCTCAAAGTCATCTGCTCACAGATCCAATGATCATTATCACAGAGCTTCTTTAAACTACCAAACCTCTCCCATCAGTGGTCTGAATCCTCAGATCTACTGGTTTATTTCCCAGTCCACTCTGTCAAAATTGTTCTTTCTAGCAtcctccaaataaataaacacgAAGGCTCTTTCCTCCTAGATTCCATGACACCACCCAGTGATGGCTGCTCTCCACCTCTTTCATCAGATCTGTTCTGTAGCTTTGCTTACTTCTGTGGGAAGTTTGCTGCATACTTCAGGACTTGATCCTTCCCCCAAAACTTCATCTAATGAAATTATTCACTTCATGATTCTTAGTTGTAACCCATACACTGTTCATTTCTCCTTGAGCTCATGGGCAGGGTCTCCGGATAAATCTTAgatattatgaagaaaaatacctGGATCTAAGTCTGCTTTGTTATGGGGAAAATTATGAGAGTAATTCTACTTATCTCATGGAACTGTTGTGAAAATTACATAAGAAAGTATATCATCAATCaacaagtaaataaagaaaaggttatatatatatatacacacacacacacatatacacacacacaccgtgaAATGGTGTATATACAGTATACACtattgtatatatacaatggaatatactactatatatattatatatatatatcatgaaatactactcagccccataaaaataaatgaaataatggcattcgcagtaacctggatggaattggagactattattctaagtgaagtgactcaagaatgaaaaatcaaacatcacatgttctcactcatatgtgggagctaagctatcaggatgcaaaggcataagaacaataaattggactttggggactcagggtagggggtggtgagggataaaagactacacactggatACAGtatac
Coding sequences within it:
- the LOC100996106 gene encoding olfactory receptor 10D3, with the translated sequence MEVKNCCMVTEFILLGIPHTEGLEMTLFVLFLPFYACTLLGNVSILVAVMSSARLHTPMYFFLGNLSVFDMGFSSVTCPKMLLYLMGLSRLISYKDCVCQLFFFHFLGSIECFLFTVMAYDRFTAICYPLRYTVIMNPRICVALAVGTWLLGCIHSSILTSLTFTLPYCGPNEVDHFFCDIPALLPLACADTSLAQRVSFTNVGLISLVCFLLILLSYTRITISILSICTTEGRRRAFSTCSAHLIAILCAYGPIITVYLQPTPNLMLGTVVQILMNLAGPMLNPLIYTLRNKEVKTALKTILHRTGHVPES